The genomic interval AAGATTTTATAAAAAGCTCAAGCTTAAATTTAAAGCAAAACGGCGAGCTTATTTTTTGCTATGAAGCCAAAGTTTTAAGTGAAATTTTTGAAACTTTAAAAGCAAGCAAATTCAGCGTTCTGAGTTTGAAATTCATACATTCAAAAGTAGGAAAAGAATCAGCTCTTGCACTGATTCATGCGAAAAAAAACTCAAAATCAGGACTTAAAATTTTAAGCCCTGATTTTATGTATGACGGCGAAAATTACAGCAAAAACACAAGCGCTATTTTTAAAAAAGCAAATTTAGAAAGTGTAGATTACGAATTATGAAAAAAATTTTGGCATGTTTTTTATTTTTAAATATTACAATTTTCGGAGCCGATATAAACGATGAAGATATAAATTTTAATGTGCTTAAAGCACTTAATTTATCAAACTCAAAACCTGATGAAGCAATTAAAATTTATAAAAATCTTTATGACAGAACAGGCGCCGGAATTTACCTGAAAGAGGCGATAAAGCTTGCCACAATATCAAAAAATTCAAGTTTAAACGAACTTCTTAAATTAGGTGATGAGGTTTTAAACGGCGACAGTGAATTTTTAAAGTTAAAAATTATGAATTATATAAGAGTCCAAAACTTCAATGCGGCTTCAGTTCTAGCTAAAGAACTTATAGATATAGAAAAAAATGCGAAAAATTACTCGCTTTTAGGCGATACATATTATTTTTCAAACGAATATGATAAGGCTTTGGATAGCTACGAACGCTCTTACGAGCTAAACCAAAGCGAAGAAAACGTTTTAAAAATTTCGCAGGTTCTGCTGCTCAAAAAGAAAGATGCCGAAAAAGCGATCAGATATTTGCAAACACACAGAAAACTTATAGGATGCGGCAAAAAAGTTTGTGATATTTTGGCTGAAATTTATAAAATGAGGCGCGATTTTCAAAATTTTGCAGAAATTTCGGAAGCAGCTTACGTACAAAAAAAAGAAAATTATTATCTCGACAACGCAATTTCAGCATATTTGTATATCAAAAATAATGATAAAGCAATTGAACTTTTAAAAAAATATGATTACGACGCAAAACTTTTGATTCAAATTTATGCCGGAATGAATAAATTTGACGAGGCGCAAAGATTAGCTGTTAAAGAGTTTGAAAAAAGCGGCGATAACGAATTTTTAGGCATGGATGCGATTTATGAATATGAAAAAAATCGCGGAAAAATCACAACTGAAATTTTAAAAAATGTAATGGCTAAATTTGATCCGATAATAGAAAAACTTAATATGCCAATCTATCAAAATTACTACGGATATGTCTTAATAGACCACGATATAGACATAAAACGCGGAATAAAACTTGTAAAAAAAGCTTTGGAAAATGAGCCAGATTCCGTTTATTTTTTGGATTCTCTTGCGTGGGGCGAATATAAACTCGGCAAATGCAATAAAGCCGCAAAAATTATGAAAAAAATATCAGACAATGAAGAATTCATGAAAAGCGATGAAGCAAAAGAACATCTAAAAGCAATAAGCGAATGTATAAAAAAGGCGAAAAAGTGATTTTAGATGAAATTTTAAAAAAAACGCGTGAAGATTTAAAAAGGCGCAAAAAAATGCTTTCTTTTGAACTTTTAGGAAGAAGCCTATCGGCAAATCCATATATGCCAAGAGATGTTATAAAAGCACTAAAAAGCACACCGAATGAACCTTTTAAGCTAATTTGCGAAATCAAAAAAGCAAGTCCGAGCAAAGGTGTCATAAGAGAATATTTTAAACCTGTTGAAATTGCAAGAGAGTATGAAAAAGCCGGAGCTGACGCATTTTCAGTGCTTACAGAGCCTCATTTTTTTAAAGGCGATTTGGAGTTTATATCACAAATTCGCCGTTACACAAAAATGCCTATTCTAAGAAAAGATTTTATTATTGATGAATATCAAATTTTAGAGGCATTGGTTTACGGCGCCGATTTTGTGCTGCTTATCGCAAAAGCTTTAAGTCTGAAAGAGCTGAAAAAACTGCTTGAATTTACTCATCATATCGGGCTTGAAGCACTTGTTGAAGTACATGACAAAAAAGATCTGCTTAATGCTACTTTATCCGGGGCAAATATAATCGGCATAAATCACCGTGATTTAAACGATTTCAGTTTGCATATGAATTTGGCGGAAGAACTGGTGCCACTTATTCCAAACGGCAAAATAATAGTAGCTGAAAGCGGACTGAACTCGCGCGAACAACTGGTAAACTTGAATAAAGTCGGCGTTGATGCGTTTTTGATAGGAGAACACTTTATGCGTCAAAACGATATCTGTGCTGCCGTACGCGAAATGAAAGGAGTTTGAGATGGATTATATTTGTGCGCCATGGAGAAGCGATTATTTTACTGAAAAACCGAAAGATTGCCCTTTTTGCAGTATCGTAGCACATCCCAAAATGGATGAAAAACAAGGCGTATTATTTAGAGCCGATTTCTGTTTTGGAATTATGAATCTTTATCCTTACAGTCCTGGCGCTTTTATGGTTATACCTTATGAGCATACCGATAAAATCGAACTTCTAAGTGAAGAAGCATGGCAGGAAATAAGCTTTTTCGTTAGAAAAGGCGTTGAAATTTTAAAAACTAAGGCAGGCGCAAAAGGCGTTAATATCGGTATGAATCTTGGAAAGGCGGCAGGAGCCGGAATTGCAGAACATGTACATTATCATTTGGTTCCGCGATGGGAAGGTGATACAAATTTTATCACAACAATAGCAAATGTAAGAGTTAACGGCGTTTCGTTCTATCCGCTCTATGAGAAAATCAAAGCCGGATTTGATGAAATTTCAAGTTTAAAAAAATAAAATAAAGGAAAAAAAATGGTAAGTGTAGAACAAGCACTGGAAGATATAAAAAACGGAAAAATGATTGTAATGGTCGATGATGTGGATAGAGAAAATGAAGGGGATTTAGTGTTTGCGGCAAATTTTACAAACCTACAAAAGGTAAATTTTGCTATCACACACGCAAAAGGCGTGCTTTGCGTGGCGCTTGACGAAGCAAATGCCAAAAGACTCGGACTTGAGTTAATGGTGGATAAAAACACATCTAACCATGAAACAGCTTTTACGGTAACAATCGACGCAAAAGAAGCAATTACAGGTGTCAGCGCATTCGAGCGAAATATGACAATAGAATTGATGGCGAAACAAACTTCAAAACCCGCCGATTTCGTGCGTCCGGGACACATTTT from Campylobacter hominis ATCC BAA-381 carries:
- a CDS encoding tetratricopeptide repeat protein; translation: MKKILACFLFLNITIFGADINDEDINFNVLKALNLSNSKPDEAIKIYKNLYDRTGAGIYLKEAIKLATISKNSSLNELLKLGDEVLNGDSEFLKLKIMNYIRVQNFNAASVLAKELIDIEKNAKNYSLLGDTYYFSNEYDKALDSYERSYELNQSEENVLKISQVLLLKKKDAEKAIRYLQTHRKLIGCGKKVCDILAEIYKMRRDFQNFAEISEAAYVQKKENYYLDNAISAYLYIKNNDKAIELLKKYDYDAKLLIQIYAGMNKFDEAQRLAVKEFEKSGDNEFLGMDAIYEYEKNRGKITTEILKNVMAKFDPIIEKLNMPIYQNYYGYVLIDHDIDIKRGIKLVKKALENEPDSVYFLDSLAWGEYKLGKCNKAAKIMKKISDNEEFMKSDEAKEHLKAISECIKKAKK
- the trpC gene encoding indole-3-glycerol phosphate synthase TrpC, whose product is MILDEILKKTREDLKRRKKMLSFELLGRSLSANPYMPRDVIKALKSTPNEPFKLICEIKKASPSKGVIREYFKPVEIAREYEKAGADAFSVLTEPHFFKGDLEFISQIRRYTKMPILRKDFIIDEYQILEALVYGADFVLLIAKALSLKELKKLLEFTHHIGLEALVEVHDKKDLLNATLSGANIIGINHRDLNDFSLHMNLAEELVPLIPNGKIIVAESGLNSREQLVNLNKVGVDAFLIGEHFMRQNDICAAVREMKGV
- a CDS encoding HIT family protein — its product is MDYICAPWRSDYFTEKPKDCPFCSIVAHPKMDEKQGVLFRADFCFGIMNLYPYSPGAFMVIPYEHTDKIELLSEEAWQEISFFVRKGVEILKTKAGAKGVNIGMNLGKAAGAGIAEHVHYHLVPRWEGDTNFITTIANVRVNGVSFYPLYEKIKAGFDEISSLKK